The genomic segment acaaaagtcattagcctcatgctttgaagagaccttaacgagtgaatcaaaagatttaataaatatgaacaggagttcatgaacactcagaatttaggttgatctataaatgatcatcagttatgatatgaattacaagtctttattgttaaatggtttttggataaagactttaattcacatcggtccatgtcatatataatcatattatataaagcacatttaccgagatgtcttaccacatcaataatccgaatctagattatttgtatcattatgatactcagtaaaccgtacttacaactccaattaaagaattccataactttaatttgttgttgttgactatttttattcattcatgtgatcttaattctctcgtactaatacaagatcacaccctcaaaaatgaatatggaatttttatgatatttacaaaattattcaaacaataatttaacaatctaaatatgacaataataataaaccattgtatttatttattcacagaaaaaacaaatgtctttacatgcttttaggacacactcctaacacttcCTTGAGTTATTCCTTAAGATTTTTAGGGTTTTAGAAGATAATGGTTGTACTGCAATGTTTGTTGGTTCGATGGGTTAAATGGGTCAAAAACTTTAAGGGTGGGTTTTATAGGGTCAAAGTGGGTTTGAATAATGTGCTAAAAAACAAAAGGTTTAATGGTTGGAGGGAATCTAGTTGCCATTTTCAGTGGGGTACGATTGCATGTGGATTTGGatttttttatgtatgtttaGTAAGGTACGGTTGCACATGTTTTTTTTAACTTGTTTGTGTTGTTGTGGGGGTGAAATGCTAATGGGGTTTTGCCTTCCCTTTGTTAAAAGGTGAAGGGTTTTGTCCCAATTTTTGGTCATGTACTGATCACTCAAACTGAAATCCACTTTGCAAGGACTGAAGTTGACCTATTCAATGTGAAGTTATACCATGGACGTATTTGGTTTACTCCTTTTGGAAACAAGCGATATGAAGGAGGGTATGTTGCCTATTTTGATAATTGTGAGTTTAAGAAGTTTAAGAAGAAGGATTTAGATGGTATGGGTCGAGGGTTAGGTTACAAATTGCCCTTTGGTTTTCGGTTCAAGCCTTATGGGAAACACTTGAATATGGAGATAATGGTTGTTGGGGAGAAGGAGGTTAGACTGTTTTTGGATGACATGAGAGATTGAAGTTATAGGGAGGTTCAAATATATATGGTGTTACCAGATCCTCTATTTGCTGCGGAGTGGAAAGATGATGACACAGCTATAAGACATATCCCTAAAGCAGGTCTTGAAAAATTGAATTTGGGTTGCTGCCTCGAGGAAGTGGAGTCTGATCTCCTTGCTGATGTTGTTGTCGATCCACCTGGACAAATGAACCAAGATGATTACTTTTTACAACTTGTTTGTAAAATGGGTGATTTTCTTGCTCAAGTGGATGATGAAGAAGTTCATTCTTCCAATGGCAATGAAGAAAATTCAGGGCAAGATGATGATGAAACGGAAGTGTTTGTAATGAATATCCCATATGACTTTGAGGGCATGGAGTATGATGGGGAAGCCTATATGGATTACTCTGAAGAAGACTCCATGGATTACTCTGAAGAAGAAATAATTGAAACCAATGATGATGAGCCATAAACAGCCAATGAAGGCCCAACAAATGTCCCAAAAAGCACAAAATTTGAGGGTTCAATGGCTAAGGTAATTTATCTACCAATTTAGATATTTCTTAACTTGTTTAGCTTATGCATTTCAGTTTTAATCTTATGCCATTTTTTTTATTGCAGGAAGTCTCAGCTAAACCTCAATCTCCCGATGTAGTTGTAGGTGGAGATGAACCAACAATTTCTGAGGAAACTCCAAGGAGTAAAGACTGGGACTAAGAAGGATGAAGAAGGCATTTGTTGCTGTAGAAGTTCAACCAGAAACTCCTCCTCAAGGTGAAGAAATTCAGCCAAATCTCGAACTAGAAACTCAAGCATTTTCTCAACCAGAAAATGCTAGCCAACCGCAACCTCAGACTGTGCCACAAAATGAAACTGAAGCTGATCCACAAGGTACCACACAAACTCAAACAACCCCAAATGTTGAGTTTGATTTGCATGAGGAGGAGTATGATGGGCAACCTGAAGAAGGCATGCGTATGTCCCAAAATATCCAAGCACTTGGTGGGGGAGTATTACAGAGCTATGTGTTGAGACAAATGTTGCTGATAATGATCATGGAATTGAATTAGATGC from the Humulus lupulus chromosome X, drHumLupu1.1, whole genome shotgun sequence genome contains:
- the LOC133804657 gene encoding uncharacterized protein LOC133804657; this encodes MVLPDPLFAAEWKDDDTAIRHIPKAGLEKLNLGCCLEEVESDLLADVVVDPPGQMNQDDYFLQLVCKMGDFLAQVDDEEVHSSNGNEENSGQDDDETEVFVMNIPYDFEGMEYDGEAYMDYSEEDSMDYSEEEIIETNDDEP